Part of the Haloprofundus halobius genome is shown below.
CCAAACCTCCTGCATTCGGTCGCTGTCGTCAACCTCCGGCTGGAGATCGAGCGCTTCCAGGTGTGACTGAAGGGTGTCGATCCGCGTGTCGTACTGCTGACGGAGAGTCGCTACAGCCTCCTCGATACTGACCGCGCGAAACTGCTGGGGACTGGAGTGTTGCACTTCGACTAGCCCCTTTGACTCCAGCACTCGGACGGCGTCGTACACCCGGGTCCGAGGAACCTCGGAGGTCTCGCTGATTTCCTTGGCGGTCCCTTTCGAGAGTTGGGTCAATGCCAGGAAACTCCGCGCCTCGTACTCCTTCAGCCCGAGCTCCTGTAACAGACTCACCGTCTCGGATTTACGTTGTCGATCTGTCATTGGTTGGTCTCGTCATGCCCGACTGGTTGAGAGGGGTAATTCACGCTCGGTCGGGATTTGGGTGACTGGGGGGCTTCCTTCTCGGAGTCGTGCCGAGAAGCCGGTGGCTCGGTCTGTGTGCGCCCACTGAGCCGGGAGAGCCACGTGCGGAGACGCTGGTTCATTGGGTTACGGCCACCCTGCGGGCAGTTCGTCTTCGTGGTCGGCCATCAACTGGAGTAACGGAGCGATCTCGTCGAAATGCGGCCCCCGCCGGATCGTGTGGGTGTCCGCGTCCCACTCGATATAGCCCGTCTCGGCAAGTTTGGGTAGGTGCACGTGATACAGAGCCGTGCGCATCTCGGTGAGGGTGGCTTCGTCGACGGCGTCCGGGTCGCTGTCGGTGTGCCAGGCGGCAACCCGAGTGGTGAGACGGTCGAAGGAGACTGGAGTCGCCTGCTTGGCGAGATAGTCCAGGACGTACCGACGAGCGGGATCTGCCAATGTACTGAAGGTGTTGGTTACCCTCTCGGTCGATTCAGCCATACCGTGGCAAGGACGTGCTCACGGATAACGATTGTTTCTCAGAAAATCACAACATTTGAAATTCTCAACCGTACCCCAATACTGGTAGATATATTGAAATCCGGATGTGGGATGAGGGTCTATAGACGCGGATGAATTTGAAAAATCCAAGCAAGTCCCCGGTTATCCTTGATCGGTGACCGATCCGTCGTCGGTGTCGTCGTCCTGGTGCGCGTCGGGACCCGTCCGTGGATAGAAGTGGTCCCACGACTGGACCTGCGTCTCGGAGATAATCTCGGAGCTGTTGATCGTCATTCCCAAGCCTGCCAGTTCGTTGCGGATCTCTTCGATCTCCCTGGCCGTGCCGGCGACGACTTCGACGTGGACATTCCGTTCGCCCCCGAGCAAATCGCGGGTGGTCACCACACCGCGAACGTCGAGGATCTGGTCGGCCAGCGAGTCCAGCTCGTTCGGATCGACCGTGCAGACGAACATGACATGGAGGGGGTAGCCCGCTGCCTCGTAGTTGATCTCGGGGTGGTAGCCCCGGATCACGCCCGTCCCTTCGAGTTTGTCGAGGCGATTCTGAACCGTCGTGGAGGTCACATCCACCTTCTCGGCGATCTCCGTATTGGTCTGGCGGGCGTCGAGCTGGAGTTGGTGCAAGATGCGCCGGTCCACGTCGTCGAGTGGGGAGTCGTCCATACGATGTCCTTGGACGGGGCGACTCAAAAGTCCGCGTGGGCCCCTTCACTAGTAGATTGAAGTAGTCCAGCGGCACTATTGGAATCCTCAGTAGATGGTAGGTCTCCCCGGCTTCGATGGGAATGACTCGAACCCGTTGTTTCCTGACGCGAACGGGTTCCTCTCGAATGAAGATCTTGAGGGAAACTGGCTGTCGTTTTAGACCAGTTGACTAGTCGTCACATTTCGTCATCCATAGGAAAGCTAATACAAGTACTATATTTTCATTGAAGGTGCAGTTCGAGGAGGATAGAAGCCTCGTCATGCACTTTTCAGGGCCTATATTGTCCGTTTTCGACTGAAATGGGCAAATCCTCCACGAGTCGCAACGAACTGCTATCAATTACTGTAATTCGCTGTTGTCTGGTTTCGCCCAAAATATGACACCGATTCTCTCGAATTCGAAACTCTCACCACCTCGTCAAGCACAATTATTCCAGACAACCGTGTCTTGAAGTTCGTCGAGGACACCATTACCGTCTGAGAACTGCCCGACGCCCCTCTTGTCCAATCTAAACCCGTTTCGACACCCTTTGTACCTCAATAATTGTCCAAAGGAAGGCTAGGGTACACCGGTGCAAACGCCGCTGGCTCTCTCCGGCCGAGGGGCTATCAAACGACAAGTGTCTACAGCAAACATATCAGAAGCCGCTCATTGGATGGTAACGCGATTCGCGGTGGATTTTCTCACCCCCAAGAGGGGTGAGGGGGCGCAGTGATCGCCCACTCAACTACCATGTCTTCAGAACACGAGCGACAGCAATCGCAGCTACGTGGC
Proteins encoded:
- a CDS encoding DUF7344 domain-containing protein encodes the protein MAESTERVTNTFSTLADPARRYVLDYLAKQATPVSFDRLTTRVAAWHTDSDPDAVDEATLTEMRTALYHVHLPKLAETGYIEWDADTHTIRRGPHFDEIAPLLQLMADHEDELPAGWP
- a CDS encoding Lrp/AsnC family transcriptional regulator, with product MDDSPLDDVDRRILHQLQLDARQTNTEIAEKVDVTSTTVQNRLDKLEGTGVIRGYHPEINYEAAGYPLHVMFVCTVDPNELDSLADQILDVRGVVTTRDLLGGERNVHVEVVAGTAREIEEIRNELAGLGMTINSSEIISETQVQSWDHFYPRTGPDAHQDDDTDDGSVTDQG